One window from the genome of Dolosigranulum savutiense encodes:
- the lacG gene encoding 6-phospho-beta-galactosidase produces MVKLPKDFLLGGATAAYQAEGATQKDGKGKVAWDDYLAEQGRFSAEPASDFYNRYPIDLQLSEEFEVEAIRISIAWSRIFPNGDDKAPNPKGVEFYHNLFAECKRRNIEPYVTLHHFDTPANLMDQGDFLNQHTIESFVRYAKFCFEEYPEVNKWVTFNEIWPVSSGQYLLGKFPPGIEYDFAKTFQSQHNMMVAHAKVAKIFKENNYSGEIGIIHSLETKYPYEDKEENKHAAFLMDVLCNKFLLDATYKGHYTEEVMNAVNEILQANDAEITITDEELNILDQAKELNDFLGINYYQSNFVAAYDGENDVHHNGTGDKGTSVFRLKGVGEVKFDMDIPRNDWDWLIYPDGLRDQMIRVKEEYPNYKKIFVTENGMGYKDDFNEGHIDDTPRIDYIRKHLIACVEAIEAGVQVEGYFLWSLMDVFSWSNGYNKRYGLFYVDFDTQKRYPKKSAYWWKKISETRDLSNNDVEEF; encoded by the coding sequence ATGGTAAAATTACCGAAAGATTTTCTACTAGGTGGAGCAACTGCAGCTTATCAAGCAGAAGGAGCCACTCAAAAAGATGGAAAAGGTAAAGTTGCTTGGGATGACTATTTAGCCGAGCAAGGACGATTCAGTGCCGAACCAGCGAGTGATTTCTATAATCGCTATCCAATTGATTTACAGTTAAGTGAAGAATTTGAGGTAGAAGCTATCCGAATTTCAATCGCGTGGTCAAGAATTTTTCCAAATGGGGATGATAAAGCCCCTAATCCAAAAGGGGTTGAGTTTTATCATAATTTATTTGCTGAGTGTAAAAGAAGAAATATAGAACCTTATGTTACCTTGCATCACTTTGATACACCAGCTAATTTGATGGACCAAGGTGATTTCTTGAATCAACACACGATAGAGAGTTTTGTGAGATATGCTAAGTTTTGTTTTGAAGAATATCCTGAAGTGAATAAATGGGTGACATTCAATGAAATATGGCCTGTCTCTAGTGGACAATATTTACTAGGAAAGTTCCCACCAGGAATTGAGTATGACTTTGCTAAAACATTCCAAAGCCAACATAATATGATGGTGGCCCACGCAAAAGTAGCTAAGATATTTAAAGAAAATAACTATAGTGGTGAGATTGGTATCATCCATTCATTGGAGACTAAATATCCGTATGAAGATAAAGAAGAAAACAAACATGCCGCCTTCTTGATGGACGTACTGTGTAATAAATTCTTATTAGATGCGACGTATAAAGGGCACTATACTGAAGAAGTCATGAATGCCGTTAATGAAATTTTACAAGCAAACGATGCTGAAATTACAATTACGGATGAAGAACTAAATATCTTAGATCAAGCAAAAGAGTTGAATGATTTCTTAGGCATTAATTACTACCAAAGTAACTTTGTAGCTGCATATGATGGCGAAAATGATGTACATCATAATGGAACAGGGGATAAAGGAACGTCCGTCTTCCGCCTAAAAGGTGTAGGAGAAGTGAAATTCGATATGGATATTCCACGTAATGATTGGGACTGGTTAATTTACCCAGATGGTCTAAGAGATCAAATGATCCGGGTTAAAGAAGAGTATCCAAATTACAAGAAAATATTCGTTACTGAAAATGGTATGGGTTATAAAGATGACTTTAATGAGGGCCATATTGATGACACGCCACGAATTGACTATATTCGCAAACACCTGATTGCTTGTGTCGAAGCAATCGAAGCAGGCGTACAAGTAGAAGGATACTTCCTATGGTCATTAATGGACGTATTCTCTTGGTCAAACGGCTATAATAAACGTTACGGCCTATTCTACGTTGACTTTGACACACAAAAACGCTATCCGAAGAAAAGTGCGTACTGGTGGAAAAAAATCAGTGAAACTAGAGACTTAAGTAACAATGACGTAGAAGAATTTTAA
- a CDS encoding ABC transporter ATP-binding protein — MSKITINHAKKIFNDTVVIEDLNLEIADGSLFTLLGPSGCGKTTLLRMIAGFNSIEGGEFYFGTQKINGVDPAKRNIGMVFQNYAIFPHLTVEDNVAFGLKQAKKDKNYIKEMTDKYLNLMQISEFRKRKPAQLSGGQQQRVALARALAINPDVLLMDEPLSNLDAKLRVDMREAIREIQSEVNITTVYVTHDQEEAMAISDQIAVMKKGEIQQVGSPKELYHRPKNLFVANFIGRSNVIPATLLNKSGESYLEFNNGYLLKIKNIDAEKQNVKVCIRPEEFIRTEEGEIEGEILTSIYLGQHTEYYTKLPFAERVQVSEESTFREDLKKKEKVNLKINIDKINIFSEDGLRNLTEEV; from the coding sequence ATGAGTAAAATTACTATTAATCATGCAAAAAAAATATTTAATGATACAGTTGTCATAGAAGATTTAAATTTAGAAATAGCTGATGGGTCATTATTTACACTTCTAGGACCATCAGGATGTGGAAAAACTACATTGCTAAGAATGATTGCCGGGTTTAATTCTATAGAAGGAGGTGAATTTTACTTTGGCACTCAAAAAATTAATGGAGTTGATCCGGCGAAAAGAAATATAGGTATGGTATTCCAGAATTATGCAATTTTTCCTCATCTTACTGTTGAGGATAATGTGGCCTTTGGTTTAAAACAAGCCAAAAAAGATAAGAATTATATAAAAGAAATGACGGATAAATATCTTAATTTAATGCAAATTTCAGAATTTAGAAAGAGAAAGCCTGCTCAATTAAGTGGTGGTCAGCAACAAAGGGTGGCATTAGCAAGAGCGTTAGCAATTAATCCCGATGTACTGTTAATGGATGAACCATTATCAAATCTAGATGCTAAATTACGAGTAGATATGCGTGAGGCTATTCGTGAGATTCAAAGTGAGGTAAATATTACTACCGTATATGTTACACATGACCAAGAAGAAGCTATGGCAATATCAGATCAAATAGCTGTTATGAAAAAAGGAGAAATTCAACAAGTTGGAAGTCCTAAAGAGTTGTATCACCGTCCTAAAAATTTATTTGTAGCTAACTTTATTGGTAGATCAAATGTAATTCCAGCAACATTATTAAATAAATCTGGGGAGTCTTATCTTGAATTTAATAATGGGTACTTATTAAAGATAAAAAATATAGATGCTGAGAAACAGAATGTAAAAGTATGCATTAGACCAGAAGAGTTTATTAGGACAGAAGAAGGAGAAATTGAAGGTGAGATATTGACTAGTATCTATCTTGGACAACATACAGAGTATTATACTAAGTTACCATTTGCAGAAAGAGTCCAAGTTAGTGAAGAATCTACATTTAGAGAAGATCTTAAAAAGAAAGAAAAAGTGAATTTGAAGATTAATATTGATAAAATCAATATATTTAGTGAAGATGGATTAAGAAATTTAACTGAGGAGGTATAG
- a CDS encoding extracellular solute-binding protein: MKKVACICVGAIALTGCSSSGESTDQSSDTLVIYSPNSEGLINATIPAFEEQFGINVELIQAGTGELFKKLESEKGSPVADIMFGGAYTQYASNEELFEPYVSTENENIVEEFQNQTGYSTPYTLDGSVLILNKDLTSDMNIQGYEDLLTEDLKGSIATADPANSSSAFAQLTNILLAKGGYEDEEAWNYVEELFNLVDGKIQSSSSNVYKSVADGEMAVGLSYEDPTVKLLNDQANVEVVYPDEGTVFLPASVAIVKGAQNEENAKKFIDFLLSQEIQDTLGTSTTNRPVRKNAAVSENMKSLDEINVITEDYDYVIEHRDEIVSKYSDIYVKTQSN; encoded by the coding sequence ATGAAAAAAGTAGCCTGCATTTGTGTGGGGGCCATTGCATTAACCGGATGTAGTTCAAGTGGAGAATCAACAGATCAATCGAGTGATACGTTAGTAATTTATTCTCCAAATTCAGAAGGTTTGATTAATGCAACTATACCAGCATTTGAAGAGCAATTTGGTATTAATGTGGAACTAATACAAGCAGGAACGGGAGAATTATTTAAGAAATTAGAAAGTGAAAAGGGTTCACCAGTTGCCGATATCATGTTTGGCGGTGCCTATACACAGTATGCAAGTAATGAAGAATTATTTGAACCGTATGTATCAACAGAGAATGAAAATATTGTAGAGGAGTTTCAAAATCAAACAGGTTATTCCACGCCATATACTTTAGATGGTAGTGTATTAATTTTAAATAAGGATCTAACAAGCGATATGAATATCCAAGGCTATGAAGATTTATTAACTGAAGATTTAAAAGGAAGTATTGCAACAGCAGATCCTGCAAATTCTTCTAGTGCTTTCGCACAATTAACTAATATCCTGCTAGCTAAAGGTGGTTATGAAGATGAAGAAGCTTGGAATTATGTTGAGGAATTGTTTAATTTAGTGGATGGAAAAATTCAATCTTCGTCATCAAATGTTTACAAATCAGTAGCAGATGGTGAGATGGCCGTGGGTTTATCATACGAAGACCCTACAGTAAAATTATTAAATGATCAAGCTAATGTTGAAGTTGTGTATCCAGATGAAGGAACAGTATTTCTACCAGCATCTGTAGCTATTGTTAAAGGGGCTCAAAATGAAGAAAATGCCAAAAAATTTATTGATTTTTTACTATCTCAAGAAATTCAAGATACTTTAGGAACATCTACAACCAACCGTCCAGTTAGAAAAAATGCTGCTGTTAGTGAAAATATGAAATCTTTAGATGAAATAAATGTAATTACTGAAGATTATGATTACGTAATTGAACATAGAGACGAAATTGTGTCTAAATACAGTGATATTTATGTAAAAACACAGTCAAATTAG
- a CDS encoding PTS sugar transporter subunit IIB, producing MKTVMLACSVGISTNVLVRKLQKEIIAQDIEWEVFAVPISEVKEELKQRPVDVLLIGPQSQHYKKELNNLYGEELVISTISAKDYGQMNAENVLKQLLNLL from the coding sequence ATGAAGACTGTAATGTTAGCTTGCAGTGTTGGTATATCAACCAATGTGTTAGTACGTAAATTGCAAAAAGAAATTATCGCTCAGGATATCGAATGGGAAGTTTTTGCTGTACCTATTTCAGAGGTTAAGGAGGAACTAAAGCAAAGACCAGTCGATGTCTTACTAATCGGACCACAATCGCAACACTATAAAAAAGAGTTAAATAATTTATATGGTGAGGAGTTGGTGATTAGTACAATAAGTGCAAAAGATTATGGCCAGATGAATGCAGAAAATGTTTTAAAACAACTATTAAATTTATTATAG
- a CDS encoding lactose-specific PTS transporter subunit EIIC, which translates to MDRLVQQIEKMKPFFEKVSRNKYLRAVKDGFVAAIPVILFSSVFMLLAYVPNIFGFYWSESVESLLVKPYNYSMGIVALLVASTTAKNLTDSFNRDLPAQRQISGVSTMLAAIVGFLLLSSDAIEGGFGSGYLGTTGLLSAFVSAFLSVNVYNFFIKNNIVVKMPEEVPPNIAQTFTDLIPFSVSTLLFFGIDQLIRYLFDANFAQAVIEMFQPLFSAADGYVGLALIFGAMSFFWFIGIHGPSIVEPAISAIVYVNLDANLELFRQGEQAIHSLTPGIQHFVATLGGTGATFVVPYMFMWLSKSKQNKAVGKASVIPTSFGVNEPILFGAPIVLNPVFFIPFIVAPIVNVWLFKFFVDVLGMNSFVYFLPWTTPGPLGLPMGTGFAMWSFVLAVLLIVVDALIYYPFFKVYDRQKVEEEKRTAAEEATKTHDDVSTSQEVEQEVKTEEVAEDSVGETLELSGQEEVNVLVLCAGGGTSAMLANSLNKGAKEYGEPISAGAGTYGGHYDIMQEYDLIVLAPQVASNYEDIKKDTDKLGIKLVKTSGVEYVNLTRDPEGSLKFIKDILKEQ; encoded by the coding sequence ATGGATAGATTAGTCCAACAAATCGAAAAAATGAAACCGTTCTTTGAAAAGGTCTCCAGAAATAAATATTTAAGAGCGGTCAAAGATGGTTTCGTTGCTGCTATACCAGTAATCCTATTTTCAAGTGTATTTATGTTACTCGCATACGTACCGAATATTTTTGGGTTTTACTGGAGTGAATCAGTTGAGAGTTTACTTGTTAAGCCATACAATTATTCAATGGGAATTGTGGCGTTGTTAGTAGCCAGTACAACAGCGAAGAATTTAACCGACTCGTTTAACCGAGATTTACCAGCACAACGTCAAATTAGTGGTGTTTCCACCATGTTAGCTGCTATTGTCGGATTTTTACTTTTATCATCTGATGCAATTGAGGGTGGATTCGGCTCGGGCTATTTAGGAACGACCGGGTTACTTTCAGCCTTTGTATCGGCCTTCTTATCGGTCAATGTGTATAATTTCTTTATTAAGAATAATATTGTGGTAAAGATGCCGGAAGAAGTTCCACCGAACATTGCTCAGACATTTACGGATCTGATTCCATTTTCAGTGTCTACGCTACTATTCTTTGGGATTGATCAACTGATTCGTTACCTATTTGATGCCAACTTCGCTCAAGCCGTTATCGAGATGTTCCAACCATTATTCTCAGCGGCTGATGGGTATGTCGGACTCGCTCTTATCTTTGGAGCGATGTCATTCTTCTGGTTTATTGGAATCCATGGTCCATCCATTGTAGAACCAGCCATTTCAGCTATCGTTTATGTTAATTTGGATGCTAATTTGGAATTGTTCCGTCAAGGTGAGCAAGCTATTCACAGTTTAACACCTGGTATTCAACACTTTGTCGCGACACTTGGGGGAACAGGAGCTACTTTTGTTGTTCCTTACATGTTCATGTGGTTATCTAAATCTAAACAGAATAAAGCAGTTGGGAAAGCGTCCGTTATTCCAACAAGTTTCGGCGTGAATGAACCGATTTTATTCGGAGCACCTATTGTTTTAAATCCAGTATTCTTTATTCCATTTATTGTTGCACCAATTGTCAATGTCTGGTTATTTAAATTCTTTGTGGATGTATTAGGAATGAATAGTTTTGTTTACTTCCTACCATGGACAACACCGGGACCACTGGGATTACCAATGGGAACAGGTTTTGCCATGTGGTCCTTCGTGCTAGCCGTCTTATTAATCGTAGTAGATGCACTTATTTACTACCCGTTCTTCAAGGTATATGATCGCCAGAAAGTAGAAGAAGAGAAGCGAACTGCAGCAGAAGAAGCAACTAAAACACATGATGACGTATCAACGAGTCAAGAAGTAGAACAAGAAGTAAAAACTGAAGAAGTAGCAGAGGACAGTGTGGGAGAAACCCTCGAACTGTCAGGGCAAGAAGAAGTGAATGTATTAGTACTATGTGCAGGTGGTGGGACAAGTGCCATGTTAGCAAACTCTTTGAATAAGGGAGCTAAGGAATATGGGGAACCTATTAGTGCAGGAGCGGGTACGTATGGTGGACATTACGATATTATGCAAGAATATGATCTAATCGTACTTGCGCCACAAGTGGCTTCTAACTACGAAGATATTAAGAAAGACACAGATAAATTAGGTATTAAACTTGTGAAAACGAGCGGCGTTGAATACGTTAACCTAACAAGAGATCCAGAAGGGTCCCTTAAATTTATCAAGGATATTTTAAAGGAACAATAG
- a CDS encoding PRD domain-containing protein, with protein sequence MLNKRERSLLEVFIEHPNTYLTSKELARVVGVSDRTARKYIKTLMNEIKVHGADIEAKQGLGYKFAVTHELEFNLFLEDELQPKMTKQNSTIDNSIDRQHFILNKLFFEETDITSHKLEELLYVSKSTLSKSINKIKRLLSQYNLELDNYRGSLSVVGAEQNKRHFMLDYFFTDKFDESLSSFIGTSFIDEEINFAELTIIVLDECREAELKLSDYVIHNLVLHIALTIKRIKSGYSLEQFTVNPTIKQSVNYSVAERILNRIETTTNIKFPEEEANYIALHLKVKSGKESTETKLFMDRNQQLSVHIQEILEQLDNELQTNFKTDPILLNGLLDHFTSLLNRVQSDIHLTNPLLDDIQSSYNDILELTEEYFSRLLELTKFNISIDEWAYISLHLMAAMERYANRQKTKVLVVCATGFGSAQMLKTRLEKELSGLLNIVDVISYYELNEEKMSDIDLIISSISLNNVVFPVPVVHVSVFLSREDVDKIKDYVDQTTELNQSFNRQAHSNQDELEKLQLFDHCFSEEQFLLVDTTIKKEQLVGKMIEQLKEYNGASFKQQFIEQIKLRNSYSPTVFGENIAFPHPMTPQSYDEQIVVAIIPEGLYWDEEHPAVNFVFLMSPSKIKNEHIKLVSPILVKLLEDTASQQQLLAKPDFEEFKKTFMRLMDKR encoded by the coding sequence ATGCTGAATAAGCGAGAGCGTAGCTTACTTGAGGTATTTATTGAACACCCAAACACCTATCTAACAAGTAAAGAATTAGCCCGCGTTGTAGGGGTAAGTGATCGTACCGCTCGAAAATATATTAAAACATTAATGAATGAGATAAAAGTACATGGAGCTGACATAGAAGCTAAGCAAGGATTAGGGTATAAGTTTGCCGTTACCCATGAATTAGAATTTAACTTGTTCCTTGAAGACGAATTACAACCCAAGATGACTAAACAAAATTCCACGATTGATAATTCAATTGATCGCCAACATTTTATTTTAAATAAGTTATTTTTTGAAGAAACGGATATTACTTCACATAAGCTTGAAGAACTGCTTTATGTGAGCAAATCAACCTTATCCAAATCAATTAATAAAATTAAACGATTACTCAGTCAATACAATTTGGAACTAGATAATTATCGAGGAAGCTTGTCGGTGGTGGGCGCAGAGCAGAATAAGCGTCACTTTATGTTAGATTATTTCTTTACAGATAAGTTTGATGAATCCTTATCCTCATTCATCGGGACATCATTTATTGATGAAGAGATCAATTTTGCTGAATTGACAATTATTGTTTTAGATGAATGTAGAGAAGCAGAGTTGAAGTTATCCGATTATGTCATTCATAACTTAGTATTGCACATTGCACTGACGATTAAACGAATTAAGTCAGGGTATAGTTTAGAACAGTTTACAGTGAATCCAACGATAAAACAATCTGTTAATTATAGTGTAGCAGAACGTATATTAAACCGAATAGAAACCACCACAAATATTAAGTTTCCAGAAGAGGAAGCTAATTATATCGCACTCCATCTAAAAGTAAAAAGTGGAAAAGAATCAACAGAAACAAAATTATTTATGGATCGTAACCAACAATTATCTGTGCACATTCAAGAAATATTGGAACAATTAGATAATGAATTACAAACTAATTTCAAGACAGATCCTATTTTGTTAAATGGTTTATTAGATCACTTCACCTCATTATTAAACAGAGTACAGAGTGATATTCATCTCACAAATCCGTTACTAGATGATATACAATCATCGTACAATGACATATTAGAATTAACCGAAGAATATTTTTCACGCTTACTAGAACTGACTAAATTTAATATTTCAATCGACGAATGGGCGTATATTTCATTGCATTTAATGGCCGCGATGGAGCGATATGCTAATCGACAAAAAACAAAAGTACTGGTTGTTTGTGCCACGGGATTTGGTAGTGCCCAAATGTTGAAAACACGATTAGAAAAAGAACTAAGTGGTTTATTGAATATTGTCGATGTGATCAGTTACTATGAACTGAATGAAGAAAAAATGTCAGATATTGATTTAATCATTTCATCAATTAGCCTGAATAATGTAGTATTTCCTGTGCCGGTTGTTCATGTCAGTGTATTTTTATCACGTGAAGATGTTGATAAGATCAAAGATTATGTTGATCAAACAACTGAGCTGAATCAATCATTCAATCGTCAAGCACACAGCAATCAAGATGAACTAGAAAAATTACAATTATTTGATCATTGCTTTAGTGAAGAGCAATTTTTACTCGTTGATACAACTATCAAAAAAGAGCAACTGGTCGGAAAAATGATTGAGCAGTTGAAAGAATATAATGGTGCATCATTCAAGCAGCAATTCATTGAACAAATAAAGTTGAGGAATAGTTATAGCCCGACTGTATTTGGAGAAAATATCGCGTTCCCTCATCCGATGACGCCGCAGAGTTATGATGAACAAATCGTTGTGGCGATTATTCCAGAGGGGTTGTATTGGGATGAGGAACATCCTGCTGTGAATTTTGTCTTCTTAATGTCCCCTTCTAAGATAAAAAATGAACATATTAAGTTGGTCTCACCTATCTTAGTGAAATTACTTGAAGACACAGCTAGCCAACAGCAATTACTAGCAAAACCAGATTTTGAGGAATTCAAGAAAACATTCATGCGCTTAATGGATAAAAGATGA
- a CDS encoding pseudouridine-5'-phosphate glycosidase produces MTHPLLSISSEVKDALEKQKPVVALESTIISHGMPYPQNVETAQKVEQIVREHGATPATIAIMDGKFKIGLEPEDLERLGKEKPVAKVSRRDLPIILANKQLGATTVATTMIGAHLAGIKVFVTGGIGGVHRGVESTMDISADLEELGQTPVTVVCAGAKAILDLPRTLEYLETKGVPVVGYQTDYLPAFYTRTSDYALNTRLDSAEQIADAMHASELLGLQGGMLVTNPIPTEHEIPHEVIDAVIDQAVQEAAEQGITGKDSTPFLLKRIVELTDGASLDTNIQLVFNNAKLGAKIAAQYYHKK; encoded by the coding sequence ATGACACACCCACTATTATCGATTAGCTCAGAAGTGAAAGACGCCTTAGAGAAGCAAAAGCCCGTGGTTGCCTTGGAGTCAACTATTATTTCTCACGGGATGCCTTATCCACAAAATGTCGAAACAGCACAAAAAGTGGAGCAAATTGTCCGCGAGCACGGAGCTACTCCTGCAACTATAGCCATTATGGATGGTAAGTTCAAAATTGGTTTAGAACCGGAAGATCTTGAACGTTTAGGCAAAGAAAAACCTGTTGCTAAAGTATCTCGACGCGATTTGCCGATCATTTTAGCTAATAAACAATTAGGAGCAACCACTGTAGCGACCACTATGATTGGAGCACATTTAGCGGGGATTAAAGTATTCGTTACTGGCGGAATTGGTGGTGTACACAGAGGCGTCGAATCAACAATGGATATTTCTGCTGACCTTGAAGAATTAGGTCAAACACCCGTAACCGTTGTTTGTGCTGGCGCAAAAGCTATTTTAGATCTACCTCGTACATTAGAGTATTTAGAGACAAAAGGTGTCCCTGTCGTGGGCTATCAGACGGATTATTTGCCTGCTTTCTACACGCGCACATCAGACTACGCATTGAATACGCGTCTGGACTCAGCGGAACAAATCGCTGATGCGATGCATGCTTCGGAATTATTAGGACTACAGGGCGGGATGTTAGTCACAAATCCTATTCCAACAGAGCACGAAATCCCCCACGAAGTAATCGATGCAGTGATTGATCAAGCTGTACAGGAAGCTGCAGAACAAGGCATCACCGGGAAGGACAGCACACCTTTTCTACTAAAACGAATTGTAGAGTTAACGGATGGAGCTAGCCTAGATACCAATATTCAACTTGTCTTTAATAATGCAAAATTAGGGGCCAAAATCGCTGCTCAGTACTATCATAAAAAATAA
- the lacF gene encoding lactose-specific PTS transporter subunit IIA translates to MNREEVGMIGFEIVSYAGEARSQLLEALNLAQKGEFDQAEELVEKAGKTLSQAHKSQTEVLQQEASGEYSDIGFIMIHGQDHLMTAILLKDVIKHFIELYKRN, encoded by the coding sequence ATGAATAGGGAAGAAGTCGGCATGATTGGATTTGAGATTGTATCATATGCAGGAGAAGCACGCTCTCAGTTATTAGAAGCGTTGAATTTAGCTCAAAAAGGTGAGTTTGACCAAGCAGAAGAACTTGTTGAAAAAGCGGGAAAAACGTTAAGTCAAGCACATAAATCACAGACAGAGGTGCTTCAACAAGAAGCAAGTGGAGAATATTCGGATATTGGCTTTATTATGATTCACGGTCAAGATCACTTAATGACTGCAATCTTATTGAAAGATGTGATTAAGCATTTCATTGAATTGTACAAAAGAAACTAA
- a CDS encoding carbohydrate kinase, which produces MLNKNEQEVLALIQKDPFISQKEIAQALHIPRSTVASVISSLTAKNQLQGRAYIINAPTPTYVIGGMNIDRKFNLEGKLIPKTSNPVTSTTSIGGVGRNIAENLGRLDQAVTLLSVAGYDNAYDIIKEYTAPYVNLSQVTQLLHETTSSYSAVLDPHGEMLLALADMDICRHMTKEWINQHHSQLVQAESLVVDLNINLEAMQAIIDMARHHDINLVIVPVSAPKMTHLPDQLDGVNWIIVNRDESEAYFGYESSTHIKPTTLVQNWLKTGVKHVILTCGKDALYLGSHDTAEITEFTPPTASHLKDVTGAGDAFAAGLIYGILQNYPTHQSIHYALANAYLTIQSTDTVRNDLSSTLLDNTTTTLFGGD; this is translated from the coding sequence ATGTTAAACAAAAATGAACAAGAAGTCTTAGCACTCATTCAAAAAGATCCATTTATTTCCCAGAAAGAGATCGCACAAGCTCTGCATATTCCTCGGTCCACAGTCGCTTCCGTAATCTCATCATTGACAGCGAAGAATCAACTGCAAGGGAGGGCATATATCATTAATGCACCTACACCAACTTATGTAATCGGTGGAATGAATATTGATCGGAAATTTAACTTAGAAGGAAAACTTATCCCTAAAACAAGCAATCCAGTGACTTCAACCACTAGTATCGGCGGCGTTGGACGCAACATTGCCGAAAACTTAGGTCGATTAGATCAAGCAGTCACGCTACTTTCGGTGGCTGGTTACGATAATGCATACGATATAATTAAGGAGTATACGGCTCCTTATGTTAATCTATCACAGGTTACACAACTCTTGCATGAAACAACTAGTTCTTACAGCGCGGTATTAGACCCTCACGGTGAGATGCTTCTCGCTCTTGCAGATATGGATATTTGTCGTCATATGACAAAAGAATGGATTAATCAACATCATTCACAGTTAGTCCAAGCAGAATCACTAGTGGTTGATTTAAATATTAACCTTGAAGCTATGCAAGCAATTATTGATATGGCACGTCATCACGATATAAATTTAGTCATTGTTCCAGTATCTGCACCCAAAATGACCCACTTACCCGATCAACTTGATGGGGTGAATTGGATCATTGTTAATCGCGATGAATCAGAAGCTTATTTTGGCTATGAATCATCCACTCATATCAAGCCCACCACTTTAGTTCAAAACTGGCTAAAAACTGGCGTGAAGCATGTTATACTAACTTGTGGAAAAGATGCCTTATATCTAGGGAGTCACGATACGGCTGAAATCACCGAATTCACGCCACCTACCGCCTCTCACCTTAAAGATGTGACTGGTGCCGGTGATGCTTTCGCGGCGGGTCTCATTTATGGTATTTTGCAAAACTATCCCACTCACCAAAGCATACATTATGCTCTAGCTAATGCTTACCTTACCATTCAATCAACTGATACGGTTCGCAATGATTTATCGTCTACTCTATTAGACAACACAACAACTACATTATTTGGAGGAGATTAA